From a region of the Paenibacillus lutimineralis genome:
- a CDS encoding helix-turn-helix domain-containing protein: MNEQQKYRIIMQGMRSGNVAETCKEFGISRTLYYRWYNAYIQQGMAGLSEKQRHPVMPNQVDRRTERMILQYVVRCPEDGPRRIYYELQDEGIRTGESGIYNVLRRHGLSRRKDREKFAEEIRSRKGSRGRRSNSAQSTDNLQPQSIQTKGVKHPRLDYRMEDPNHAYPGYICLQTIQYLGKFPDIGRVYQYIILDSYSRLGLVKLYNQKSSIHLIDFMRFKIMPLLRTFHLKIDHLVTNKSQEFSTAWERGTHKYTDYLHKQDINFITYSADHPEVFQPLHEFTGVLMNQFYQPIWHEGSTSSFELLEQRLDQYMKHYNYVRPLEEGGNCGKIPSDIVLDSRGIQEPLPLWLYTRR; this comes from the coding sequence ATGAATGAGCAGCAGAAGTACCGGATAATTATGCAGGGAATGCGCAGCGGTAATGTGGCGGAAACTTGCAAGGAATTTGGTATTTCCCGGACGTTATATTACCGCTGGTACAATGCTTATATCCAGCAGGGAATGGCCGGTCTGAGCGAGAAGCAACGTCATCCAGTGATGCCAAACCAGGTTGACCGTAGAACGGAGCGGATGATTCTACAATATGTGGTGCGCTGCCCGGAGGATGGGCCAAGACGCATTTATTATGAACTGCAGGATGAAGGCATTCGCACGGGGGAATCGGGAATATATAATGTGCTGCGCAGACATGGTCTGAGCCGCAGGAAGGATAGAGAGAAGTTTGCTGAAGAGATAAGAAGCCGAAAGGGAAGTCGTGGCCGCCGATCTAATTCTGCGCAAAGCACGGACAACCTGCAGCCTCAGTCGATCCAAACCAAGGGAGTTAAGCATCCCCGGCTGGATTACCGGATGGAGGATCCTAATCACGCTTATCCCGGATATATCTGCTTGCAGACCATTCAGTACTTGGGCAAGTTCCCAGACATAGGGAGAGTATATCAATATATTATTCTTGATTCTTATTCCAGACTGGGTCTCGTTAAGTTGTACAATCAGAAGTCGTCGATTCACCTGATTGATTTCATGCGCTTCAAGATCATGCCGCTGCTTCGGACCTTTCATCTGAAGATAGACCATCTGGTAACGAATAAGAGCCAGGAATTTTCAACCGCCTGGGAGCGGGGGACTCATAAGTATACGGATTATTTACATAAGCAAGACATTAATTTCATAACATACAGCGCCGATCATCCCGAAGTATTCCAGCCCTTGCATGAGTTCACGGGCGTATTGATGAACCAATTCTACCAGCCTATCTGGCATGAAGGAAGCACATCTTCCTTCGAATTGCTCGAACAGCGTCTTGATCAGTATATGAAGCACTATAATTACGTGCGCCCTCTGGAAGAGGGGGGCAACTGTGGGAAAATTCCTTCGGATATCGTGCTCGATTCCAGGGGAATACAGGAGCCACTACCATTATGGCTATATACGAGGAGATGA
- a CDS encoding FAD-dependent oxidoreductase, with protein sequence MARREEHIGIVGAGISGLSLAHELELRGYRSVTVMEQADRVGGKCCSIEYKGRTYEMGALIGLPSYRMTMEYMERFDLLEKGPLLDRDFFHPHGGRISQIPLEQMPDFAREFKRLPSLMSRYEAVREPGFGQVPPELCKPFSAWCDENGLNVLRQVFMHYFCAFGFGNMDDVPAVYVMKLLNYDNLVSFIEITHMISWPNGVTKLAQRMADQVSDLRLTCEVQRICKEDTGRVRVETNQGPLSFDKVIYTASLQDFAHKTELTQEEGELFKSIMDEKFRVYAYRVDNMPKLSGYIPGNMGIASRGQMMAWYYRWADLAENDLITVYVAENDHMSDAEMRENIEFTLAALGGENIRLYMMKRWNHFPHVDTEAFVSGFYERLESLQGKYGIYFAGEIMNFPTIENCICYAKALVNRYF encoded by the coding sequence ATGGCCAGAAGAGAAGAGCATATCGGAATTGTTGGGGCGGGCATCTCCGGTTTATCGCTAGCCCATGAGCTAGAATTAAGGGGATATCGTTCCGTCACAGTTATGGAACAGGCTGACCGGGTTGGAGGCAAATGCTGTTCGATTGAATATAAAGGGCGCACCTATGAGATGGGTGCATTGATTGGCCTACCATCGTACAGGATGACGATGGAGTATATGGAGAGATTTGATCTGCTGGAGAAGGGGCCTCTGTTGGACAGAGACTTCTTCCATCCACATGGGGGCAGAATCTCGCAGATTCCGCTAGAGCAGATGCCTGATTTCGCTCGCGAGTTTAAGCGCCTGCCATCGCTGATGAGTCGCTATGAAGCAGTCCGGGAGCCCGGATTCGGGCAGGTGCCGCCGGAACTGTGCAAGCCATTCTCCGCCTGGTGTGACGAGAATGGTCTGAATGTGCTGAGGCAAGTATTTATGCATTATTTCTGCGCCTTTGGCTTCGGTAACATGGATGATGTACCAGCTGTATATGTCATGAAGCTGCTCAATTACGATAATCTGGTGTCATTTATTGAGATTACGCATATGATCTCTTGGCCGAACGGTGTTACCAAGCTGGCGCAAAGAATGGCAGACCAGGTCTCTGATCTGAGATTGACTTGTGAAGTACAGCGAATCTGCAAGGAAGATACGGGCAGGGTCAGAGTGGAGACGAATCAAGGGCCGCTATCTTTTGATAAAGTGATCTATACCGCGTCGCTGCAGGACTTTGCACATAAAACCGAGCTTACCCAGGAGGAAGGGGAGCTGTTCAAGAGTATCATGGATGAGAAGTTTCGCGTCTACGCCTACAGGGTCGACAATATGCCCAAGCTTTCCGGATACATCCCAGGCAATATGGGGATCGCTTCAAGAGGGCAAATGATGGCGTGGTATTACAGATGGGCGGACCTGGCGGAGAACGATCTGATCACGGTTTATGTAGCTGAGAACGATCATATGAGCGACGCGGAAATGCGTGAGAATATTGAATTCACACTGGCCGCGCTTGGCGGTGAGAATATCCGGCTCTATATGATGAAACGGTGGAATCACTTCCCGCATGTGGATACAGAAGCATTTGTGAGTGGATTCTATGAACGGCTTGAGAGTCTGCAAGGGAAGTACGGCATTTATTTTGCAGGTGAAATTATGAACTTTCCAACGATTGAGAATTGTATCTGTTATGCTAAAGCACTAGTGAACCGTTATTTTTGA
- a CDS encoding DUF5692 family protein, which produces MFLFEAMPWYSIVMWFVVLAGLMLVNEMARMSKWVSLALFLVLPIVLTIAVWPNTAGEGSSVGTWFHWVKVYSALAGCLGFMALRFIKGMDKNKFMLMFPAIILAINILEAVIRDFQVYSLNGMVDGVMMIGGPWNIMNGIAGLLNIITISGWMGIVVSKSRSRDMVWPDQLWFWIIAYDIWNFAYVYNCVSDHSFYAGAALLISCTIPAFFFKKGAWLQHRAQTLAIWMMFTMSFPAFVGESKFAVQSSHSETALWVVSALSLAANIAVFIYHIYKITKHKRNPLKVEVYSDLKAYKAVAEQN; this is translated from the coding sequence ATGTTCCTATTCGAGGCAATGCCTTGGTATTCTATCGTGATGTGGTTTGTTGTACTTGCCGGCTTAATGCTGGTGAATGAAATGGCGCGAATGAGTAAATGGGTGTCTTTGGCTCTCTTCCTGGTACTGCCAATCGTGCTGACGATTGCGGTATGGCCAAACACGGCGGGGGAAGGTTCAAGCGTAGGTACCTGGTTCCACTGGGTTAAGGTCTATTCTGCGCTTGCTGGTTGTCTAGGTTTCATGGCTCTAAGGTTCATTAAGGGGATGGACAAGAATAAATTCATGCTGATGTTCCCGGCGATTATTCTAGCGATTAACATTCTTGAAGCCGTCATTCGGGATTTTCAGGTATATAGCCTGAACGGAATGGTAGACGGCGTTATGATGATCGGTGGTCCTTGGAATATCATGAATGGCATCGCCGGCTTGCTGAACATTATTACGATTTCCGGATGGATGGGAATTGTGGTCAGCAAAAGCCGCTCCCGTGACATGGTCTGGCCGGATCAGCTCTGGTTCTGGATTATCGCTTATGATATCTGGAATTTCGCTTATGTCTACAATTGCGTGTCCGACCATTCTTTCTATGCTGGAGCTGCCCTGCTCATCTCTTGTACGATTCCGGCATTCTTCTTTAAGAAGGGAGCCTGGCTGCAGCATCGTGCGCAGACACTGGCGATTTGGATGATGTTCACGATGTCCTTCCCGGCCTTCGTAGGTGAATCCAAGTTCGCGGTACAATCTTCGCATAGCGAGACAGCATTATGGGTAGTTAGCGCTTTGTCCTTGGCAGCTAATATTGCCGTATTTATCTATCATATCTATAAAATTACGAAGCATAAGCGTAACCCACTCAAAGTGGAAGTGTATAGCGACTTGAAGGCATATAAGGCTGTCGCTGAGCAGAACTAA
- a CDS encoding toxic anion resistance protein, whose protein sequence is MSFSMEVISPEELKNAIEEQVKPEPEEVTELKVLASNNVSAILDLDLDSLEKRKDILQSIDTFGMNTMRTSSEKNTLLHVSVGNLSKTGDEGGQVAKGLTELQLQLKDLDPSAIDFAKSGILGMFFNPLRAYFAKYQRADSVISDIIVSLEKGKTILKNDNTTLEFEQQALRELTKKLQKEIQLGSYMDQEIETQLEAAKARMESEEKIRFITEEVLFPLRQRLMDLQQMLVVNQQGIMAIEVVIRNNKELIRGVDRARNVTVSALKISVTVASALYNQRIVLKKIELLNETTNNLISGTSRMLKDQGAAIQKQALESTISVDTLKQAFTDVIEAFDSISTYKQEALPKMRDTIIQFRELAETGEQQIQRLEKGKALGL, encoded by the coding sequence ATGTCATTTTCTATGGAAGTCATCAGCCCGGAGGAATTGAAGAACGCGATCGAAGAACAGGTCAAACCGGAGCCGGAAGAAGTAACAGAGCTTAAAGTGCTGGCATCGAATAATGTGTCGGCGATTCTCGACCTTGATTTGGATTCCTTAGAGAAGCGGAAGGATATTCTACAATCCATCGATACCTTCGGTATGAATACGATGAGAACCTCTTCGGAGAAGAACACGCTGCTGCACGTATCCGTAGGGAACCTGTCCAAGACCGGTGATGAGGGCGGCCAAGTAGCGAAGGGCTTAACCGAGCTGCAGCTGCAGCTCAAAGATTTGGACCCAAGTGCCATCGATTTTGCCAAGAGTGGTATTCTCGGCATGTTCTTTAACCCGCTGCGAGCCTATTTCGCTAAATATCAAAGAGCTGACTCCGTCATCTCCGATATTATTGTCTCCTTGGAAAAGGGCAAGACCATTCTAAAGAACGACAATACGACGCTTGAATTTGAACAACAGGCATTAAGAGAACTGACCAAGAAGCTGCAAAAAGAAATTCAGCTCGGATCATACATGGATCAGGAGATCGAAACCCAGCTCGAAGCGGCGAAAGCACGCATGGAATCGGAAGAGAAAATTCGCTTCATTACCGAGGAAGTCTTGTTCCCGCTCCGTCAGCGCTTAATGGATCTGCAGCAGATGCTGGTCGTCAATCAGCAAGGGATTATGGCGATCGAGGTCGTCATCAGGAATAACAAGGAATTGATCCGCGGCGTAGACAGAGCGCGTAATGTGACGGTATCGGCCCTGAAAATATCCGTTACAGTTGCAAGCGCCCTCTATAACCAGCGGATCGTATTGAAGAAGATCGAATTGCTCAATGAGACGACTAATAATTTGATTAGCGGTACATCCAGAATGCTGAAGGATCAAGGAGCAGCCATCCAGAAGCAGGCGCTGGAATCGACGATTTCCGTGGATACGCTTAAGCAAGCCTTCACAGATGTGATCGAAGCCTTCGATTCCATCAGTACCTACAAGCAGGAGGCGCTTCCTAAAATGCGAGATACTATTATCCAATTCAGAGAGTTGGCAGAGACCGGCGAGCAGCAGATCCAGCGCCTCGAGAAAGGTAAAGCACTGGGACTATAG
- a CDS encoding vWA domain-containing protein, which produces MARRGKSFIVLAIIAVVVFALVYFGINLTSNIGKSETQITTEDASKRLEKLYSKIHVTNAEPVKGQIDLDPVNIADSLPDISKFLITVDNTTDSFVEIFSSPEKSGTGSDDWLNKVAEEFNKAQISVNGQTASVKIRNIASGTATDYIRSGKYIPDAFTPSNELWGEMVKAQGIKAEMVTERLVGNVAGIVTSKAKYSELVEKYGAVNVKTITDAIADNELSMGYTDPFASSTGLNFLITALSTFDSSNLLGDTAVQGFEKFQANVPFIASTTLQMRDAAKTGALDSFVLEYQLYANAADLKGGYEFTPFGVRHDSPLYALGDLPKEKLDIIKEFAKFAKQDKYQNLGKDKGFNILEDYRSELKPVDGNTLSAAQKLWKEKKNGNKPIAAVFVADVSGSMDGEPLRRLKESLLQGQKFLGRDNGIGLVSYSDNVTINLPIGVYDTNQQSMFVGAINSLQAGGGTATFDAIVVAMKMLQDQVAANPDVKPLIFVLSDGETNEGHSLKDIRGLIETYKIPIYTIGYTANIQALQTISSINEAASINADTDDVVYKIGNLLNVQM; this is translated from the coding sequence ATGGCGAGAAGAGGAAAATCATTTATAGTACTTGCGATTATAGCAGTGGTCGTATTTGCCCTGGTCTATTTCGGAATCAATTTGACATCCAATATCGGGAAATCCGAGACGCAGATCACTACGGAGGATGCCTCGAAGCGGTTGGAGAAGCTCTATAGCAAAATTCACGTAACGAACGCGGAACCGGTAAAGGGGCAGATTGATCTTGATCCGGTCAATATCGCTGATTCACTGCCCGATATATCCAAGTTCCTGATTACTGTGGACAATACAACAGATAGCTTCGTTGAGATTTTCTCCTCCCCTGAGAAATCAGGGACAGGATCCGACGATTGGCTGAATAAGGTTGCCGAGGAATTTAACAAAGCTCAAATCTCAGTCAACGGTCAGACCGCCTCGGTCAAAATCCGCAATATCGCTTCAGGTACCGCTACTGATTACATTCGATCCGGGAAATACATCCCCGATGCCTTCACCCCTTCCAATGAGCTATGGGGTGAGATGGTTAAGGCACAAGGGATCAAGGCCGAGATGGTAACGGAGAGACTTGTCGGCAATGTCGCCGGAATTGTGACTAGTAAGGCCAAGTACAGTGAGCTTGTAGAGAAATACGGCGCCGTCAATGTGAAGACAATTACGGATGCGATAGCCGATAATGAGCTGTCCATGGGTTATACAGACCCTTTTGCCAGCTCCACCGGACTCAATTTCCTAATCACTGCACTCTCTACCTTTGACAGCTCTAACCTGCTTGGAGACACAGCAGTTCAAGGCTTCGAGAAATTCCAGGCCAACGTGCCATTTATCGCTTCCACGACTCTGCAAATGCGCGATGCGGCTAAGACTGGCGCACTGGATTCATTTGTGCTTGAGTATCAGCTCTATGCGAATGCGGCCGATCTGAAAGGCGGCTATGAATTTACCCCCTTTGGCGTGCGACATGACAGCCCGTTGTACGCACTTGGCGATTTGCCCAAGGAGAAGCTGGACATCATTAAGGAATTCGCCAAATTTGCCAAACAGGATAAGTATCAGAACCTGGGCAAGGACAAAGGCTTCAACATTTTAGAAGATTATCGTTCAGAGCTGAAACCGGTCGACGGCAACACCCTGTCCGCAGCCCAGAAGCTGTGGAAGGAGAAGAAGAACGGCAATAAGCCGATCGCCGCAGTCTTCGTAGCCGATGTATCGGGCAGCATGGACGGAGAACCGCTAAGAAGACTGAAAGAATCGCTGCTGCAAGGTCAGAAATTCCTAGGCAGGGATAACGGCATTGGTCTCGTCTCTTACTCTGACAATGTAACGATCAACCTACCAATTGGTGTCTATGATACGAATCAGCAATCCATGTTCGTTGGTGCGATTAACAGCCTGCAGGCGGGCGGTGGAACAGCTACCTTCGACGCGATTGTGGTCGCGATGAAGATGCTGCAGGATCAAGTAGCCGCTAACCCTGACGTGAAGCCGCTGATCTTCGTGCTTAGTGATGGAGAGACAAATGAAGGCCATTCTCTCAAAGATATCCGTGGACTCATCGAGACCTATAAAATCCCTATATACACCATTGGATATACTGCAAATATCCAGGCACTTCAGACCATTTCCAGCATCAACGAAGCAGCTAGCATCAATGCAGATACAGATGACGTTGTGTATAAAATAGGCAACTTACTAAATGTGCAAATGTAA